One stretch of Echeneis naucrates chromosome 11, fEcheNa1.1, whole genome shotgun sequence DNA includes these proteins:
- the hivep1 gene encoding zinc finger protein 40 isoform X3: protein MPRTKQNNPKNLKDKIEEAQKELKDPKGSQKGIAESSRRNADNIKGLKRKKVVAENQLKKIPKSPVKKPLQSKTAETALHSTSSKETTHLSSSASNSPSHNPSPSPSGRKESQYAPPAAASPDKGSSSTDAERLNREETSSRPPPLEPTDGEEGSLSAAKVSQPKDISSPDPSFEGAPYHSSAPLDVLLKAMEPDFSTLAERKNSLQVIAIGKPASTLHAQSSDELTTMPAVNVGLQTPPSHMQTYYIDKQGNFIGIAAPIQGNVQTSTQGTPMQSSPLATPHFMSVAPNPEKPSLHMSFNTGPSMITHAPVPSGSNALPQSQPPIVHTCQSLSASVPSTIQVPVTPGSNQVQMTTVMNFGAEQVSKDQKPKKPGKYVCEYCSRACAKPSVLLKHIRSHTGERPYPCVTCGFSFKTKSNLYKHKKSHAHAIKLGLIARSESGAGSLSQESDKALGTHSEAEESGDSDEEGSTADLDPDSSQSSVAALSESSLQNAGTTQASQGEADLSAVFDSIKPVAGQRAHEPKVTAALPKVVVYPVNVSPLRADSPRVTGAAPEQAAAQRQRDFQTANLRSSITVLSSLKEVEGTNPSLDTVSEDEDQQCKSPLLGGHAQLQRQQATDFSQQQQAKCLLSPRSLGSTDSGYFSRSESADQAMSPPSPFVKITPPIDIDIAKNTLPNVPPVVATVMHVAPDQKPRATEGQMRPPLEAKPLSLEERISKLISDNEAVVDNKQLDSVKPRRTSLSRRGSIDSPKSYIFKDSFQFDLKPIGRRSSSSSDIPKSPFTPTDKSKPVFLLSVPSQYPPMDCLPITRSNSMPTTPGHSALPLNVAPLPHPLRICQSFDDKISSLNDDVFSSAPSTPNPAMHPRTLVRQAAVEDFSTSEGHGLPSVRSMDDGYHGPGSSNELMQRSRSFEQSQDRNRKPLQNKGTMYECETCRNRYRKLENFETHKKFYCSELHGPKNKPITVKETEHEVFQPLVSRSTCGPGILDHQTSIRKRRKMKSVGDEDDQSPTDTIPPCSVSFELPTAPPSRTFSQPAVIVDIQPKNNQPKLPQIQLVARGLNTSDSRLSPIRETQISTSTKGEMQRQGSGTSVIRHTNSLSRPNSFETESTDRASPVDSMEKDLQNKPKIDAMAGVSPDSYQEKISKPKNADYGKQRKEQCADCTVAAVGENSTPVHQSRLVRQNNIQVPEILVTEEPDREHEIQNTEPADKPTDQFSWPQRSESLSKLPAEKLPPKKKRIRLAQMDHSSGESSFESSLSRSLSRDSSLSRCSSISASFDRDEPSRSESPSRGECVSKITEPQGLPTAFNTLGVPGIMRRAASEQITYTQPSVEISCDYRSKSFDCGNVSPSRSVSPVGQPKGGQSSQAAQVPLIERRRGPLVRQMSLKIGPESQQPVRKAVLPLDKPPITNVSSLNQNRSQQIHIANRRPMAQPFVLKSGEPPLQKNEQMVQSINLGSPTQQPQVHGLPHPWHQTSRVQICQKIQQPLSQILVCRDNVQNTDSEEKKCFVPKYQLQCPTLRASQKFSFSSTQGTQIALPVLTIPIANPILSISKSSDVIKNVYAAQPNQPASEIKTQTVVLSNEQHRDPFDQTQAGGISLPQILITHEQLHPAPSVSNKNSLLSTHSVDSDTHAVPTAKDRTPIQTINAHNLHNLGERPSSLGSLHCTQKLASVTLCPQQEPTASSKRMLSPANSLDIYMEKHQKRAKDEHGVACLTDGRSVNYLNSKMSEVTRQRKLTLVRQVCTTEPVDSPIETEAPPLPQVKTDGEKDSEATDDVKPMSPDCTRLETGTSTVIHEEAAPTLNTAPGSQGTSIPVHNTLRPQEKDEEQKWTPAKSPIRPSSFHGGQVKLTTSVSVVNTKDSHRLSFPSLKTATTFTWCFLMKRKPLHVQQTDLKTSAYAAWTVSPNNPNPLGLPTKVVMSLFDSKQSSKKIHYTSAIRTNGKSDFLSYTGKLKDVMPRVPITQRSVSVETRGKVQTENQTSNDSDKDLVSKTEPRRVKIFDGGYKSNEDYVYVRGRGRGKYICEECGIRCKKPSMLRKHIRTHSDVRPYHCVHCNFSFKTKGNLTKHMKSKAHSKKCMEMGVPEGLIEDQDAEDSGDRSQVSSADRQDSDGDDSDGPDDEENDDNDEEEEDSQAESGLSTNPSVSASPQHIPSREADVPPSTLLAQMSISSVSLPLSQPLASRSYTSDSESVPMMSPVSLSKQISISASCCSSLPLPNSPPPVATTLESYTSDTESVHMMSPVSPCRQMSIDYPDFDVPPSPPVPGKGSKLGQVRPMYSQCVSLHPSLPASILSYPYPYFESSMQDTSTKLL, encoded by the exons ATAAAATCGAAGAGGCGCAGAAAGAGCTCAAAGACCCCAAAGGCTCACAGAAAG GAATAGCTGAAAGCAGTCGTAGGAATGCAGATAACATAAAAggcctgaaaaggaaaaaggttgtTGCAGAGAATCAACTCAAGAAAATTCCCAAATCCCCCGTGAAGAAGCCCCTGCAGTCGAAAACAGCTGAAACGGCGCTCCACAGCACATCATCCAAGGAAACGACACATTTGTCCTCCTCAGCCTCAAACAGTCCCTCCCACAATCCTTCACCTTCACCCAGTGGGAGGAAAGAATCACAATATGCCCCACCAGCTGCTGCATCCCCTGATAAGGGGTCATCTTCAACTGATGCTGAAAGGCTGAATCGGGAGGAAACGTCTTCCAGGCCGCCACCGCTTGAGCCCACTGATGGTGAGGAGGGCTCTCTGAGTGCTGCCAAAGTGTCTCAGCCCAAAGACATCAGCAGCCCAGACCCTAGCTTTGAGGGAGCTCCTTACCACAGCAGTGCTCCACTTGATGTCCTTCTTAAGGCCATGGAGCCTGACTTTAGTACACTGGCTGAGAGGAAAAACTCCTTGCAGGTCATAGCCATTGGAAAACCAGCCTCCACCCTTCATGCTCAATCCAGCGATGAACTAACAACAATGCCAGCAGTCAATGTTGGTCTCCAGACCCCACCCTCCCATATGCAGACTTATTATATCGACAAACAAGGCAACTTTATTGGCATTGCAGCACCAATACAGGGAAATGTGCAGACATCTACACAAGGTACCCCCATGCAGTCCTCTCCGCTTGCTACACCGCATTTTATGTCTGTTGCTCCAAATCCAGAAAAGCCAAGCTTGCACATGAGCTTTAATACTGGACCATCCATGATAACTCATGCACCTGTTCCATCAGGGTCCAACGCTTTGCCACAAAGCCAGCCACCTATTGTGCACACATGCCAGTCCCTGTCAGCAAGTGTTCCCAGCACCATTCAGGTCCCAGTTACACCTGGCAGCAACCAAGTTCAGATGACCACTGTTATGAACTTTGGTGCCGAACAGGTTTCCAAGGACCAAAAGCCTAAGAAGCCAGgaaagtatgtgtgtgaatattgCAGCCGTGCATGTGCAAAACCCAGCGTGCTGCTCAAACACATCAGGTCTCACACAGGAGAAAGACCATACCCATGTGTCACTTGTGGCTTCTCATTCAAGACCAAGAGCAATTTATACAAGCACAAGAAATCTCATGCTCATGCTATAAAACTTGGTCTCATTGCACGGTCCGAGTCTGGAGCTGGATCACTGTCTCAAGAATCGGACAAAGCTCTCGGGACACATTCAGAGGCAGAAGAGAGCGGAGACAGTGATGAGGAAGGTAGCACTGCAGACTTGGACCCCGACTCTTCACAGAGCAGTGTGGCAGCTTTGTCTGAAAGCAGCTTACAGAATGCAGGTACGACCCAAGCAAGCCAAGGGGAAGCAGACTTATCAGCTGTGTTTGATTCAATCAAGCCAGTAGCAGGCCAGAGGGCTCATGAGCCGAAAGTGACAGCTGCACTTCCCAAAGTTGTAGTATACCCAGTTAATGTCTCTCCACTGAGGGCAGATAGCCCAAGAGTTACAGGTGCAGCACCCGAGCAAGCTGCTGCACAACGACAACGAGACTTTCAGACAGCTAATCTGAGATCAAGTATCACAGTCTTGTCTTCTCTAAAGGAGGTGGAAGGTACAAATCCCTCACTGGATACTGTGAGTGAAGATGAAGACCAGCAGTGCAAGTCCCCACTGTTGGGTGGACACGCTCAGCTTCAGAGGCAACAAGCAACAGACTTCTCTCAACAGCAACAGGCTAAGTGTTTACTCAGTCCCCGCAGTTTGGGAAGTACAGATTCTGGCTACTTCTCACGTTCTGAAAGTGCTGACCAAGCCATGAGCCCTCCCAGTCCTTTTGTAAAGATAACTCCACCCATCGACATTGACATTGCCAAGAATACTCTTCCAAATGTCCCTCCTGTGGTCGCCACAGTGATGCATGTAGCACCTGACCAAAAGCCACGGGCCACAGAGGGACAGATGCGTCCACCATTAGAAGCCAAACCACTCTCTCTGGAGGAACGCATTTCGAAGTTGATATCTGATAATGAAGCAGTCGTTGACAACAAGCAGTTGGACAGTGTTAAGCCAAGGCGGACATCGCTCTCAAGGAGAGGTAGCATAGACTCCCCCAAATCATACATATTTAAAGACTCTTTTCAGTTTGATCTGAAACCAATAGGAAGAAGGTCAAGTTCCAGCTCAGACATCCCCAAGTCCCCATTCACTCCCACAGATAAATCTAAGCCAGTATTTCTCCTCTCTGTACCTTCTCAATACCCTCCAATGGATTGTTTGCCAATCACAAGGAGTAACTCTATGCCTACTACACCTGGACACTCTGCCCTTCCCCTCAAcgttgcccccctcccccacccttTGCGAATTTGTCAGTCATTTGATGACAAAATTAGTTCCCTGAATGATGATGTATTTTCATCTGCACCATCAACCCCAAATCCAGCAATGCATCCTCGTACATTGGTCAGACAAGCAGCAGTGGAAGACTTTTCCACAAGCGAGGGGCATGGTCTCCCTTCTGTTCGCTCCATGGATGATGGCTATCACGGCCCAGGCAGTTCGAATGAACTGATGCAAAGAAGCAGATCCTTCGAACAAAGTcaagacagaaacaggaagccTCTGCAGAATAAAGGCACGATGTACGAGTGTGAAACCTGTCGTAACCGGTACAGAAAGTTAGAAAATTTTGAAACTCACAAGAAATTCTACTGCTCAGAGCTCCATGGTCCAAAAAACAAGCCAATCACTGTTAAGGAAACTGAGCATGAAGTTTTTCAGCCCTTAGTCTCTAGATCAACTTGTGGCCCAGGAATACTTGATCACCAGACATCAATTAGGAAGcgaaggaaaatgaaaagtgttgGAGATGAAGACGATCAATCTCCAACTGACACCATTCCACCTTGTTCTGTTAGTTTTGAGCTACCAACGGCTCCGCCAAGTCGAACTTTTTCTCAGCCTGCTGTAATAGTAGATATACAGCCCAAAAACAACCAGCCAAAACTACCTCAAATTCAGCTCGTAGCAAGAGGTCTAAATACTTCAGATTCCAGGCTGTCACCAATACGAGAGACACAGATCAGCACTTCCACTAAAGGAGAAATGCAAAGGCAAGGCAGTGGTACATCAGTCATTCGACACACCAACTCTCTAAGTAGACCCAATTCATTTGAGACAGAATCTACTGACAGGGCTTCTCCTGTTGATAGTATGGAGAAGGATCTCCAAAACAAGCCCAAAATAGATGCAATGGCTGGTGTTTCACCTGACAGCTACCAGGAAAAAATATCCAAACCTAAAAATGCTGACTATGGAAAGCAAAGGAAAGAACAATGTGCTGATTGCACAGTAGCAGCAGTCGGTGAGAACTCCACTCCTGTCCATCAGTCTCGGCTGGTTCGTCAAAATAACATCCAAGTTCCTGAAATTCTGGTCACAGAGGAGCCTGATAGAGaacatgaaatacaaaatactgAGCCAGCAGATAAACCCACAGATCAGTTCAGCTGGCCTCAGAGAAGTGAGAGCTTGTCAAAGTTACCAGCAGAGAAACTTCCAccgaaaaagaaaagaattcgTCTGGCTCAAATGGACCACTCCTCGGGTGAATCCAGCTTTGAGTCCAGTCTCTCACGAAGCCTCAGTAGGGACAGTAGTCTCTCTCGCTGTTCAAGCATCTCTGCCTCTTTTGATAGAGATGAACCGTCCAGGTCGGAGAGTCCTTCTAGAGGGGAGTGTGTCAGCAAGATTACGGAGCCTCAAGGTTTGCCCACAGCCTTCAACACCCTTGGTGTGCCTGGAATTATGAGGCGTGCTGCATCTGAACAGATCACTTATACACAACCCTCTGTGGAGATTTCATGTGACTACCGTAGCAAGTCTTTTGACTGTGGCAATGTTTCTCCGAGCAGATCTGTGTCACCGGTTGGCCAGCCAAAAGGTGGACAAAGCTCCCAAGCTGCCCAGGTGCCACTAATTGAAAGGAGGCGGGGACCACTAGTTCGTCAGATGTCTTTAAAGATAGGCCCAGAGAGTCAGCAACCAGTTCGGAAAGCAGTTTTACCTTTGGATAAACCTCCCATTACGAATGTTAGCTCTTTAAACCAGAATAGATCCCAGCAGATTCACATTGCCAATAGGCGCCCCATGGCTCAGCCTTTTGTCTTAAAAAGTGGTGAGCCACCCTTGCAAAAGAATGAGCAAATGGTGCAAAGCATTAACTTAGGTAGCCCAACTCAGCAGCCTCAAGTCCATGGCCTTCCACACCCTTGGCATCAAACATCAAGGGTTCAAATATGCCAAAAGATTCAACAACCGCTGAGCCAGATCTTAGTTTGTCGTGACAATGTCCAAAACACTGactctgaagaaaagaaatgttttgtgcCCAAATACCAACTACAGTGTCCGACTCTAAGAGCAAGCCAAAAATTTTCATTCTCCAGTACACAGGGAACTCAGATAGCCTTGCCAGTTTTAACAATACCTATTGCCAATCCAATTTTGAGCATTTCAAAATCCTCGGATGTAATCAAAAATGTATATGCTGCTCAACCCAATCAACCAGCCTCTGAGATTAAGACACAGACCGTAGTTCTGTCAAATGAACAGCATAGAGACCCATTTGATCAAACCCAAGCAGGTGGTATATCATTGCCACAGATCCTGATAACCCATGAGCAGTTACACCCTGCTCCCTCTGTGTCCAATAAAAACAGCCTCTTATCCACTCACAGTGTAGATAGCGATACTCATGCTGTGCCAACTGCAAAGGACAGGACTCCAATTCAAACAATTAATGCTCATAACCTCCATAACCTTGGAGAGCGACCATCCTCTCTTGGGTCATTACACTGCACACAGAAACTGGCCTCAGTGACTTTATGCCCACAGCAGGAACCTACAGCTTCGAGTAAACGAATGCTGTCACCTGCCAACAGTTTGGACATCTACATGGAAAAGCACCAGAAACGTGCTAAGGACGAGCACGGTGTGGCCTGTCTGACTGACGGCAGGTCAGTCAATTATCTCAATTCCAAGATGTCGGAGGTAACCCGCCAGCGGAAGCTAACACTTGTTCGGCAGGTGTGTACAACTGAACCCGTGGACAGTCCCATCGAAACCGAGGCTCCACCTTTGCCCCAGGTTAAAACAGATGGGGAGAAAGACTCAGAGGCTACTGATGATGTTAAGCCCATGTCACCTGATTGTACCCGGCTGGAAACAGGCACAAGCACTGTTATTCACGAGGAGGCAGCCCCCACCCTGAATACTGCACCTGGAAGCCAGGGCACATCCATACCGGTTCATAACACTCTGAGACCCcaagaaaaagatgaggaacAGAAGTGGACCCCTGCTAAATCCCCCATTAGGCCTTCCAGTTTCCATGGTGGTCAGGTCAAACTAACTACATCTGTGTCAGTGGTGAACACAAAAGACAGCCACCGCCTGTCTTTCCCCAGCCTGAAGACAGCCACCACTTTCACGTGGTGTTTCTTGATGAAGAGGAAACCGCTTCATGTTCAACAGACAGACCTGAAGACTTCGGCATACGCTGCATGGACAGTCAGCCccaataaccctaacccacttgGGCTTCCCACCAAGGTGGTTATGTCTTTATTCGACTCCAAGCAAAGCTCCAAAAAAATACACTACACCTCGGCCATAAGAACAAATGGAAAGTCCGATTTCTTGTCTTACACGGGCAAGCTGAAAGATGTCATGCCCAGG GTGCCAATAACTCAGAGGTCTGTATCAGttgaaaccagaggaaaagtgcagacagaaaatcaaaccAGCAACGACTCAGACAAGGACTTGGTATCTAAAACGGAGCCAAGACGAGTCAAAATATTTGATGGAGG ATACAAATCTAACGAAGACTATGTTTATGTACGTGGGCGCGGACGCGGTAAATACATCTGTGAGGAATGTGGAATCCGCTGTAAGAAGCCCAGCATGTTGCGCAAACACATCCGTACCCACTCTGATGTCCGGCCATACCACTGTGTCCACTGCAACTTCTCATTTAAGACTAAAG GAAATCTGACCAAGCACATGAAATCCAAGGCACACAGTAAGAAATGCATGGAAATGGGGGTGCCTGAGGGTCTCATTGAGGATCAGGATGCAGAGGACTCCG GAGACCGCAGTCAGGTGAGCAGTGCTGACCGCCAAGATTCAGATGGTGATGACTCTGACGGCCCCGATGATGAGGAGAACGATGACAacgacgaggaagaggaggacagccAGGCAGAGTCCGGCCTGTCGACCAACCCCTCTGTTTCTGCCAGCCCACAGCACATTCCTTCCAGAGAGGCCGACGTCCCTCCTAGCACCCTCCTAGCCCAGATGTCAATCAGCTCAGTCTCCCTGCCTCTGTCCCAGCCTCTGGCTTCCAGGTCCTACACATCAGACTCAGAATCTGTCCCCATGATGAGCCCTGTGTCCTTGAGCAAACAGATATCTATCTCTgcatcctgctgcagctcattgCCCCTCCCCAACTCACCTCCACCTGTTGCTACCACATTGGAGTCCTACACCTCAGACACAGAGTCAGTACACATGATGAGCCCAGTTTCACCATGCAGGCAGATGTCCATCGACTACCCTGACTTTGACGTGCCCCCTAGTCCCCCAGTTCCAGGCAAGGGCTCCAAGCTAGGCCAGGTGAGACCCATGTACTCTCAATGTGTGTCTCTCCACCCATCCCTGCCTGCCTCCATTCTTTCCTATCCATACCCTTATTTTGAATCCAGCATGCAAGACACTTCCACAAAGCTCCTGTGA